The Lolium rigidum isolate FL_2022 chromosome 2, APGP_CSIRO_Lrig_0.1, whole genome shotgun sequence genomic interval acgaagaagatgactatTTTGGTCACGAACAAGAAGCAGCGAGTGGAGTAGATGGAAGGAGGAATGGTCTAGCAAGACGTGAAACTGCAAGCATGAAACCTACGACTGTTGGTAGGGATAGGGGCAGAGATTGGAGAGGTGGTGGTTCCTTTTCAGATTCAGAAGGCGCAAGAAGAGGTCATGTCGATCAAAGATGGTCAGACACAAGTAGCGGGAGTAGAAGCAAAGCACCCACAGGAAGATGGAAGCCTTCAAATACCGAGGGCAGCAATGCCATCGGGACGGACAAAATGGGTGGTGGTTCTTTCTCCGATTCAGGGGTGAGCCGCCGGAGTCGGAGAGCAAGGAATAGGGAGGACAAATTGGACACCACGATGAAGTGGAAGCTCTCGTATGATAGCCATGGCAATGTGATCAGAAAGGTCCGCATCAGCGGCAAGCTAGATTCAAATCCAGACAGTGGAAGCGGTGACATGATGGAACCAAAATGGAGAGGACCAAACAGGTTTAACCCAAGTGAGAACCAAAGAGGTCGACCAGGGTCGAACTATAGGCCTGATGTCAACAGTGGAGAAAGGCCAAGAGGATACATGAACCGCAACAGTGGTGGTAACGGCTTCGCCTCGGACCTGGATGAGCCAACATGGAAGCCAAGAGCAAAGAAGGAAGCTAGGAACAACTATGGCAGCAGCGAGTACAAGGGTGACATGAACGGGAGATTCAGGAGAGGTGGCAGCGGGGCGGCAAGACGGCTAGACGCTCATCCTGGGATGAACACCAACGGAGAGGATGGCAGCGACAATGATAGTAGGCAGAGAATCTGGGCCCGGCTCAGGGGAGATGAATACTCACTACGACCAACATCAGAATTGCACGGATCTGTGGACAGGAATGGGAGGCGGCAGTTCAGAGGAGACGGATACTCGCTCCGGCCAACATCAGATCTCAGATAAAACGTAGTATCACTTTAGTATATGTGCTAACTCTGTACGACTATACGTTCAAACCTAATGTACTTGTACTGAGAGAATTTGCTTCGTTTAGATATGCTCACCTGGCTAATAAAACTGGACGCAGTTGTAAGATTGTTCTTCAGCTTGGTTCTTTGTGTGCTTTGGGATCTCTTAGTCCTCTAcaacttcttcatcaacaatcaaACCCGCGGCTTTGTTTCTGCGCGAGTGGATCCATGGTGGGCGGCAAGGCGAGCTCGGTGCAACGTGTAGCTCTACTCTTTCGTGCCCCAATTGGTAGTCTGGTTCCTGGAACAGCTCTCTGCTCACGGTGAGCATTTCCAATGACGGCGGTCTGGCGCCCTTCGAGCTGGGGTGAGGGGGCAGGGGTCCCTCTACGGTCATGGAAGAGAATGCTCAGGCGACGAGGACTGCCACTCTATTGACAACGCTTTTTCTTCGAGATCTCCCTTCGACGCCCCTTGTGCTTCACTCACTCCAGTAGTTTTTCTTATGTTTGTTGTTGTCCGTGTTGCTTGTAAGCTGTTCTTTTGCATCTTGTACCAAACCTAGCCAcatgggctttattaatttaaagctgggcactTTGTGCCTACTGTTTAAAATATTGTTCTTCAGCAACAGCTTAAATTCAAAAATTATGTCGTTTACTAACGGCAACGGTGTGGTGCAAACACAGCACACAACTGGTATAAACGGACCTGCACGATCTGTCCAGCGCAGCCAACATAAATCACAACTCATCTAAAAAAAACATAAATCACAACTTCTCCTGTAGAGTGCTAAATTCAAGGTGTCAGGTGGATCCTGCAAATGTCCTGTTTATAGTTTATCTGGAAATTTCTGTAGTTCAAATGTTAAACCAGAATTTGACCTACAAATTTCCAAATGAACTATAAGTGGGACATCGGGATCCCACCTACATCTCTAGCTAAATTCACACAGGATGTTGCTGATCTATTGATGTTTGGGTCACTCTAAATTCAGGCAGCTAATCTATAGGAGTGAAATACAACATGCATGTATTAGATATATGAACTCAGTAAATGTAAgaaaaatatcatttccaaatgcTGAGTATAAGCATCACATATTAAATATAAAGTACATGGTGCCAGGATTGCTAGTTGGACCGGTAGCATGGCTCCCCGGTTGCAAATTACAAGGTGGTCATGCCAGACCTTATGAGCACAAACTGGAAAAGATCAACATTGGTGCTTGGTAAAGTTTGCTCCAGCTCCTTTACCTGCAACATGCAATATCAGCAATTAATATCAAAATGATATTATTAGAACCATTATTTATGAAATATAATTTCATCTAGTATGCATTTATTATTGTAAATGTTGATAGTTTTTCTATATACTTGATTGAACTTTACAAAGTTTGGCTTTGACCAAAGCTTGTGCAAATTATTGAGAAGCAGATGGAGTATTGATGTAAAATAAAGCTTAATGTGGAATTATCTTTCTCAGTGTTAGCCATATGCTGACCTGACATGAGCACCTCACAAGTTCAGTGGAAACACATAATTCTTAAAGCAGTTCAACAGTACAACTGCACAAATCCAATTTCGGCTATAAGTCTCCTAAGGCTGTAAGTAGCAGTTTTTTTGGCTTGGCCTACACACATATCTCAAGTATTTTGTACACCTTCCATACAAGCTCAAGCAATCATTAATTCATTTTTGTGGATGACTGATTTCAACATAACAAAATATGAAGGCTGAGAAAATCAAAATCATAACTTGAAAAGATGGGCATCGACAAAAGTTTCATTAATATACTGAAATCAACCCTTAAGAATTTTAGTGGAATCACTTAGAAGATGAACTGAGACCATTTCACCTGCAGGCTGAGAAAGACCACATGAAATGGTCTTTGAGAAACTCAGGATATTTCTTTGTGAATTCAGTGCACAAACACTTGACTTGGAAGTCTAAAAGGGAAGGATCATAACCAAATGGAAGGCTAAAGTAGCAATGAAAATTATTGTTTTTCTTTGGATAATTTCCCAACATGCGGTTGTTAAGAAAAAGATAACATGGTTATACAATTTTGCTAGGTGATCCTACCTGCTACTTCTGTGAGTTCCAGGGCTCAACACAACATATTTCTTTTGCTGCGCAATGCCAAAACGAGTGTGGAGGATTATTGACAAACACTAGGGTTCATCTTCTAGAATTTAGAATTTTATGAGTTTCTGCTTAAGGTCAAGCATAAAGGGTACGTTTGGTTTATAGCCAAAGCTTGCCTGACCAAATAATCGGTGCGACCTTGACCCTAGACTGCTACTTGAGTTAGATCCAAAAAATTGGCTAGCCTGCTCCACTCCATAGGTTGCAGCGTACTTGTCCGCCATCCAGCGCCAAAAATTTGGTTAAGGCCAAAATTGGTAGGGTTCATTGGGGCTAGAACTAAACGCACCGTGCATGCCAAAATGAGATGATTTCTTTCTCGCCGTCTTGGCAATTATTTCTACGCCATCTGGACGAGTCATAGACAAAAAGAGGTTTGCACTCTCCAGTCTGAGCGATCTATTCTGCTTCGTGAAAAGAGCAACTTGAGTTTCGCGGCATGTAGCATGTTAGTTCTGAAATATTGACAAATTCCTATGTTTGTCTTGTAGACCCTCTAGAATATTATCAGTAGCTGTTTAAGGTCATGCATACATCGCCATAATGAGATGATTTCTTTGCCGCTGTCTTGGCAATTATTTCTGCGCCATCTGGAAGAGTCATAGCAGAAAGAGGTTTCACTCTCATGTCTGAGCGATCTATTCTGCTTGTTACTTTCTCCTCTACTGGTCAGCACTTGGGTATTGCTTCACGGAACGACGGAACGTGCGACTTGAGTTTTGCAGCATGTTAGTTCTGAAATGTGTAGATGAGTTCCACATGTAAACAACGAAGTAGCCTCCCCTCCCTGCCTAACCATCAGCCCATGAAACAGctattcatgtttttttttgagCTTGCTATTCATGTTTGTTGACCATCCATGCGATTGGACTGGTGGTCAGAATGACCATATGCTGGGAACCAGTGCGTGCAGGTGATACATTTGCAAACATCAATTATGCCACAAGCACACATAAGAACTACAAACTTAGTTCAATCACCTCTGCAGTTTGTTTCGAACGTGCCAATCATAACCGTTCCGCGGAGCACAGTACTACACAGTCCCGGATAGATAGATCTAGCCTCTAGGCGAAAGCATCCTAACAGCCCTTACTGCGTTGAAACCAATCCAAATTCACCCATTTTGTTTGACTCGGAACAAATAGAGAGGATGCATGGGGCGTTTACCTCGGGGGGCGATCTAGTGGTGGTTATCGCCGGCGGGGCGGTAGATGCGGTTGTAGGCGGCCTCGCCGACGAGGTAGATCCCGAAGGCGACGATGGCGATGCCGAGCCCCGGCGTGGCGTGGCGCAGCTGGTTCCCCACCATCGGGTGCCTCCTCCAGTCGTCACGGCGCCGGAAGAACTCCCCCGTCGAGTTCAGCCCCTTCCCTCCCGTCGCcatcgcgttcgccgccgctctctcctctctctctctacacacacacacagttcTTCGTGAGAATAGGACAGCCACACTCACAACAGGAGAAGCCCAGGTAGTTATACAGGGCCCAACCCGTTGCGACCTGGGCTTGTAAGCCCAATGAAATCAGTGCTCCAGTCCGAGTGAGcgagcgagatggacaaggacgcCTCTGCGCCGACGGCCGCGTCGCCGACGCGGAGCGCGTGGTGGAGGCGCTCGGGCCGTCCGCCACCACCATAACCTACAAACATCATGGTAAACGGCTACTGCCGCGACGGCAAGATCGACGCGGCCCGTCGGATAATCGACGCCATGCCGTTCGCTCCGGACACCACCTACAACCCCCCTTATCCACGCGCTCTGTGTCCGTAGGCGCGTTCAGGACGCCCACGAGGTGTTCGACGATATGCTCCTGCAGGGCTGCTTCCCTAGTGTGGTCACCTACAGACTACAGTATCCTCCTGGATGCCACGTGCAAGGAGAGCGGCTACTGGCAGGCCGTGGTGCTCCTCGACGAGATGCGCGCCCAGGGCTGCGAACCAGACATTGTGACCTACAACGTGCTCATCAATGCCCTCAAGGTTTTGAATAGCTTACCGTCCTGTGGATGCAAGCCTGATGCTGTCACCTATAACCCTGTGTTGAATAGTTTGTGCAGCTCTGAGCGATGGACGAGGCTGAGAAGCTCTTGACCAAGATGTTCAGCAACAGCTGTGTCCCAGATGAGGTCACGTAAAACACAATAATCGCTTCTTTGTGTCAGAAAGGGTTTGTTGATCGTGCAATTAAAATTGTTGGTCAAATGTCAGAGCACAGATGCGCTCAAGGTATTATCACATAAAGCAGTATTATCGATGGTTTGTGCAAAGGAAGGTGTGTTGACGGGCTGTCAAATTACTAAGTGACCTGCAGTCCTACGGATGTAGGCCTGATATCATAACCTATACCGCTGTGTTGAATGGCCTGTGTTCCAGTGAGCGGTGGGATGATGCtgaggagctcttggccgagatGGTCCACAAGAACTGTCCCCCAGATCAAGTGGCATTCAATACACTAATCACTTCCTTGTGTCACAAAGGACTGGTAAATCGTGCAAtaaaagtttttgatcaaatgtcaGAGCATGGATCCATCCCAAACATTGTCACATGCAATTGTATTATTGATGGTTTGTGCAACAAAATGTGGCAATGAAATTGTTCTACTCTGTGCAATTCTCTGGGTGCAAGCCTGATATCGTTACATATAACACTGTATTGAAGGGCTTGTGTAGTGTCGAGCGGTGGGAAGACGCTGAGAGGCTCATGGTTGAGATGATCCACAACAACTGTCCTCCAGACGAAGTGACACTTAATACAATAATCACTTCCTTATGCCAGAAGGGATTGCATCGTCAAGAAATTGAATTTCTGAAGCTAATACCTGAGAAAGGCTGCATTCCAAACTCAACTACCTATGATCTTATAGTTGGGGAACTTTTGAAGGCTGGCCAGACACAGGGGGCTTTTGATCTAGTATGTGGCATGGGGAATAGCTGTCCTCTGGATGTGATTACTTACAACAGAGTAATTGCTAGTCTTTCCAAATCTTGCAAGATGGATAAAGCCCTAGATTTGTTGAATGTGATGATCTCTAAGGTCCTTTACCCAGACACAACTACTTACCAGTCTTTAGCTTTCGGGCTCTCAAGAGAAGATGGAATGGACAGGGCTATTGGAATGTTCCGCAGAGTTCAGGACATGGGCCTATCACCTGACACGATGCTTTCTGATGTCTTCGTAAAAATTGGAGAACAAACCTTGCTATCGATTTTTTTGCTTATATGGTGTCCAATGGTGTCATGCCTGATGAATCAACCTATATCACTCATCGAAGGCCTTGCTTATGAGGGCTTTTCGGATGAGGCAAATAAACTGCTGGAAAGTTTGTGCAGTAAAGGTGTTGTGGACAAGAATTTGATTGAGGAATAAAAGCATTTTTCTTAGATTGAGTATGCATGTGTTTGCAAGTACTGAACTGTTTACTCTGCGTCCATGATCATTACTTACTAAATCATGATGACCTGTGCATACTTTGTATAGTTGCAATGTTTTCTGTTCTGTACATTATTGCTAAG includes:
- the LOC124688470 gene encoding uncharacterized protein LOC124688470, with the protein product MPLLPLPPLPLSSHRHSLPFLSPPSSAGRPLRRGDLVIRMGGGPRTFPGGVSKWQWKRMQARKAKQLLKARLARERQLYEMRKRAELREAVLHLERPWDSDLSPVSATALAPNLLSVAADDQLKGLADRFHRPGGVDLWNDRDGPQVFASPDTGKTSARFFPKNAVHSVQPYARLGAGPEGTQGARANDAAEDVYGGREPTVQLMERDGMWEPVTALDAEADNNSVDRSWINDGVDSDSDDEEDDYFGHEQEAASGVDGRRNGLARRETASMKPTTVGRDRGRDWRGGGSFSDSEGARRGHVDQRWSDTSSGSRSKAPTGRWKPSNTEGSNAIGTDKMGGGSFSDSGVSRRSRRARNREDKLDTTMKWKLSYDSHGNVIRKVRISGKLDSNPDSGSGDMMEPKWRGPNRFNPSENQRGRPGSNYRPDVNSGERPRGYMNRNSGGNGFASDLDEPTWKPRAKKEARNNYGSSEYKGDMNGRFRRGGSGAARRLDAHPGMNTNGEDGSDNDSRQRIWARLRGDEYSLRPTSELHGSVDRNGRRQFRGDGYSLRPTSDLR